The proteins below come from a single Nocardioides eburneiflavus genomic window:
- the pdxH gene encoding pyridoxamine 5'-phosphate oxidase, producing the protein MDLSGLREEYGRGGLDLPDLADDPIEMFERWMRQSVDAGLHEPNAMVVSTVSADGRPSSRTMLLKGVGPGGFVFFTNRASRKGEELAANPHCALLFPWHPLERQVRVEGVATALEPGEVEAYFRTRPRGAQLGAWASAQSSPVDSRADLAAAYARVHDRFGDEGPVPVPPTWGGYRVAPEAVEFWQGQPSRMHDRLVYRRDGERWVVERLAP; encoded by the coding sequence ATGGACCTCTCCGGACTGCGCGAGGAGTACGGGCGCGGCGGGCTGGACCTGCCCGACCTGGCCGACGACCCGATCGAGATGTTCGAGCGGTGGATGCGCCAGTCGGTCGATGCCGGCCTCCACGAGCCCAACGCGATGGTCGTCTCCACCGTGTCGGCCGACGGCCGGCCCTCGAGCCGGACGATGCTGCTCAAGGGCGTCGGCCCCGGCGGGTTCGTCTTCTTCACCAACCGGGCCTCCCGCAAGGGCGAGGAGCTCGCGGCCAACCCCCACTGCGCACTGCTCTTCCCGTGGCACCCGCTCGAGCGCCAGGTACGCGTGGAGGGAGTCGCGACCGCGCTGGAGCCCGGGGAGGTCGAGGCCTACTTCCGGACCCGCCCCCGTGGCGCCCAGCTAGGGGCGTGGGCGTCGGCACAGTCGAGTCCGGTCGACTCACGCGCGGACCTCGCCGCTGCGTACGCCCGGGTGCACGACCGGTTCGGCGACGAGGGCCCGGTGCCGGTGCCCCCGACGTGGGGCGGCTATCGCGTCGCGCCCGAGGCCGTCGAGTTCTGGCAGGGACAGCCGAGCCGGATGCACGACCGGCTCGTCTACCGCCGCGACGGTGAGCGCTGGGTGGTGGAGCGGCTCGCGCCGTAG
- a CDS encoding TetR/AcrR family transcriptional regulator, which translates to MTPRARPMTPDDRREALVDVTIPLLHEHGRAVTTRQIADAACVAEGTIFRVFESKEDLVTAAVEKALDLEPFLADLEAVDLDQPLRQRLTDVCARLQERFRGIFALMTAMGMVGPPKAHRHMEEGRRRAERVMVAVVEPDADLLTCTPEQLVHMLRMLTFSGTHPHISDGHLLTPEQIVGTLLDGVLKPRAGEDS; encoded by the coding sequence GTGACTCCCCGTGCCCGCCCGATGACCCCCGACGACCGGCGTGAGGCGCTGGTCGACGTCACCATCCCGCTCCTCCACGAGCACGGTCGCGCGGTCACCACCCGCCAGATCGCCGACGCGGCGTGTGTCGCGGAGGGCACGATCTTCCGGGTCTTCGAGTCCAAGGAGGACCTCGTCACCGCGGCGGTCGAGAAGGCGCTCGACCTGGAGCCGTTCCTCGCCGACCTCGAGGCGGTCGACCTCGACCAGCCGCTGCGGCAGCGGCTCACCGACGTCTGCGCGCGGTTGCAGGAGCGCTTCCGCGGGATCTTCGCCCTCATGACCGCGATGGGGATGGTCGGTCCTCCGAAGGCGCACCGCCACATGGAGGAGGGGCGTCGGCGTGCGGAGCGGGTCATGGTCGCCGTCGTCGAGCCCGACGCCGACCTGCTCACCTGCACCCCGGAGCAGCTCGTGCACATGCTCCGGATGCTGACCTTCTCCGGCACCCACCCGCACATCAGCGACGGGCACCTGCTCACTCCCGAGCAGATCGTCGGGACGCTGCTCGACGGCGTGCTGAAGCCCAGGGCGGGGGAGGACTCCTGA
- a CDS encoding ABC transporter ATP-binding protein codes for MLLRLVRTYLRPYAAPLAAVVALQFVGTMAALYLPSLNADIIDNGVVTGDTGYIVRHGGLMLLVSLVQVVCSIAAVWFSARNAMGFGRDLRAAIFHRVGRFSAREVQHFGAPSLITRETNDVQQVQMLVLMGGTLMVSAPIMMVGGIIMAAREDIGLSWLVLAVVPVLGVSIGLLVRQMVPSFRLMQERIDEVNRLLREQITGVRVVRAFVREDHETRRFGDANAELTDVAIRAGRWQAAMFPTVMIVANVATVGVLWFGGHRVEDGQMEVGALTAYISYLMQIVMSVMMAMFMLMMVPRASVCADRITEVLDTESSVPPPADPVTDLPERLTLELDGVTYAYPGADQPVLREVSLSAAPGETVAIVGSTGAGKSTLVNLVPRLFDATGGAVRVGGVDVREVAPETLWSQLGLVPQKAFLFRGTIADNLRYGKPDATEEEMWAALDVAQARDFVEAMPDGLDSEVAQGGSSLSGGQRQRMAIARAVVRRPRIYLFDDSFSALDLTTDARLRAALRPVTRDSAVVIVAQRVATIRHADRIVVLDDGTVVGTGTHDELLETCPTYQEIVRSQLTAEEVA; via the coding sequence ATGCTGCTCCGACTCGTCCGCACCTACCTCCGGCCGTACGCCGCACCGCTCGCCGCCGTCGTCGCGCTGCAGTTCGTCGGCACGATGGCCGCGCTCTACCTGCCGAGCCTCAACGCCGACATCATCGACAACGGCGTCGTCACCGGCGACACCGGCTACATCGTGCGCCACGGCGGCCTGATGCTCCTGGTCTCGCTGGTCCAGGTCGTCTGCTCGATCGCCGCGGTGTGGTTCTCCGCGCGCAACGCGATGGGCTTCGGCCGCGACCTCCGGGCGGCGATCTTCCACCGGGTCGGGAGGTTCTCGGCCCGCGAGGTGCAGCACTTCGGTGCCCCGTCGCTGATCACCCGCGAGACCAACGACGTCCAACAGGTGCAGATGCTCGTCCTGATGGGCGGCACGCTGATGGTGTCGGCGCCGATCATGATGGTCGGCGGCATCATCATGGCTGCCCGCGAGGACATCGGGCTGTCGTGGCTGGTCCTGGCGGTGGTGCCGGTCCTCGGCGTCTCGATCGGGCTGCTCGTGCGCCAGATGGTGCCGAGCTTCCGGCTGATGCAGGAGCGCATCGACGAGGTCAACCGGCTGCTGCGCGAGCAGATCACGGGCGTACGGGTGGTGCGGGCCTTCGTCCGCGAGGACCACGAGACCCGACGTTTCGGCGACGCCAACGCGGAGCTGACCGACGTGGCGATCCGGGCCGGTCGCTGGCAGGCGGCGATGTTCCCGACGGTGATGATCGTGGCCAACGTCGCCACCGTCGGCGTGCTGTGGTTCGGCGGGCACCGTGTCGAGGACGGCCAGATGGAGGTCGGCGCCCTCACCGCCTACATCTCCTACCTCATGCAGATCGTGATGTCGGTGATGATGGCGATGTTCATGCTGATGATGGTGCCGCGCGCCTCGGTGTGCGCCGACCGGATCACCGAGGTGCTCGACACCGAGTCGTCGGTCCCGCCGCCCGCCGACCCCGTCACGGACCTCCCCGAGCGGCTGACCCTCGAGCTCGACGGCGTCACCTACGCCTACCCCGGCGCCGACCAGCCGGTGCTGCGCGAGGTCTCGCTGTCCGCCGCTCCGGGCGAGACCGTGGCGATCGTCGGGTCGACCGGTGCCGGCAAGTCCACCCTGGTCAACCTGGTGCCGCGCCTGTTCGACGCAACCGGAGGAGCCGTACGGGTGGGCGGGGTCGACGTTCGTGAGGTCGCCCCCGAGACGCTCTGGTCGCAGCTCGGCCTGGTCCCGCAGAAGGCGTTCCTCTTCCGCGGGACGATCGCCGACAACCTCCGCTACGGCAAGCCCGACGCCACCGAGGAGGAGATGTGGGCGGCCCTCGACGTCGCCCAGGCTCGGGACTTCGTCGAGGCGATGCCCGACGGGCTCGACTCCGAGGTCGCACAGGGCGGGTCCAGCCTCAGCGGCGGGCAGCGGCAACGGATGGCCATCGCGCGAGCGGTGGTCCGCCGGCCGCGGATCTACCTCTTCGACGACTCCTTCTCCGCCCTCGACCTCACCACCGACGCCCGCCTGCGGGCGGCGCTGCGCCCGGTGACGCGCGACTCGGCGGTCGTCATCGTCGCGCAGCGCGTCGCCACGATCCGCCACGCGGACCGCATCGTGGTGCTGGACGACGGCACGGTCGTCGGCACCGGCACCCACGACGAGCTGCTCGAGACGTGCCCGACCTACCAGGAGATCGTCCGGTCCCAGCTGACCGCGGAGGAGGTGGCATGA
- a CDS encoding ABC transporter ATP-binding protein, translating to MTTQTSPPKDGQLKETERIQSGPGPGRGPMGGGMIGQKADTFWPSLKRLLARLHPERAKAYAVLVLTVLSVAAMAVGPWILGRATDLVFAGLIGKDVLASGATQEQAVEALRAQGEDDRADMLAAMDLTDGVDFSAVADVLLVVLAVYVAASLLAWLGGWLLNDVVQHTVLRMRSEVEDKVHRLPLGYFDKQPRGELLSRVTNDIDNISQTLQQTMSQMLNSLLTVLAVLAMMFWISPVLAMVALVSVPISMWVTSAVMKRSQGMFIQQWRRTGTLNAHIEETFSGHAIVKVFGRQAEAERVFAEQNDELYKASYGAQFVSGLIMPIMMFVGNLNYVVIAVLGGLRVASGTMSLGDVQAFIQYSRQFTQPLTQVASMLNLLQSGVASAERVFELLDAGEESADATGRTASAADARGEVRFEDVSFSYDPERPLIEHLSLVAEPGHTVAIVGPTGAAKTTMVNLVMRFYDPQSGRILIDGVDVTSIPRGVLRSRIGMVLQDTWLFAGTIRDNIAYGRPDAGEEHILEAARATFVDRFVHSLPDGYDTVIDEDGSNLSAGERQLVTIARAFLKDPALLILDEATSSVDTRTELLLQHAMAALRSDRTSFVIAHRLSTIRDADLILVMEDGSIVEQGSHEELLEVDGAYARLYRSQFEAAVEDPVGRGPGLTR from the coding sequence ATGACCACCCAGACGTCACCGCCCAAGGACGGGCAGCTGAAGGAGACCGAGCGCATCCAGTCCGGGCCCGGCCCTGGTCGCGGCCCGATGGGCGGGGGGATGATCGGCCAGAAGGCCGACACCTTCTGGCCCTCCCTCAAGCGGCTCCTCGCGCGCCTGCACCCCGAGCGCGCCAAGGCGTACGCCGTGCTGGTCCTCACCGTGCTCAGCGTCGCCGCCATGGCGGTCGGTCCATGGATCCTCGGCCGCGCCACCGACCTCGTCTTCGCCGGCCTCATCGGCAAGGACGTGCTCGCGTCCGGCGCCACGCAGGAGCAGGCGGTCGAGGCGCTGCGGGCGCAGGGCGAGGACGACCGCGCCGACATGCTCGCCGCGATGGACCTGACCGACGGCGTCGACTTCTCCGCCGTCGCCGACGTGCTCCTCGTCGTGCTCGCCGTCTACGTCGCCGCGTCCCTGCTGGCGTGGCTCGGCGGCTGGCTGCTCAACGACGTCGTCCAGCACACCGTGCTGCGGATGCGCTCGGAGGTCGAGGACAAGGTGCACCGGCTGCCGCTGGGCTACTTCGACAAGCAGCCGCGCGGCGAGCTGCTCAGCCGCGTCACCAACGACATCGACAACATCAGCCAGACCCTGCAGCAGACGATGAGCCAGATGCTCAACTCGCTGCTCACGGTCCTCGCGGTGCTGGCGATGATGTTCTGGATCTCCCCGGTGCTGGCGATGGTCGCGCTGGTCTCGGTGCCGATCTCGATGTGGGTCACGAGTGCGGTGATGAAGCGCTCGCAGGGCATGTTCATCCAGCAGTGGCGGCGCACGGGCACGCTCAACGCCCACATCGAGGAGACCTTCTCCGGGCACGCGATCGTCAAGGTCTTCGGCCGGCAGGCCGAGGCCGAGCGGGTCTTCGCCGAGCAGAACGACGAGCTCTACAAGGCGTCCTACGGCGCGCAGTTCGTCAGCGGGCTGATCATGCCGATCATGATGTTCGTCGGGAACCTCAACTACGTCGTCATCGCCGTCCTCGGCGGTCTCCGCGTCGCCAGCGGCACCATGTCGCTGGGCGACGTGCAGGCGTTCATCCAGTACTCCCGGCAGTTCACCCAGCCCCTCACCCAGGTGGCCTCGATGCTCAACCTGCTCCAGTCGGGCGTCGCGTCGGCCGAGCGGGTCTTCGAGCTGCTCGACGCTGGCGAGGAGTCGGCGGACGCCACCGGGCGTACGGCGAGCGCTGCCGACGCGCGCGGCGAGGTCCGCTTCGAGGACGTGTCGTTCTCCTACGACCCCGAGCGACCGCTCATCGAGCACCTGTCGCTGGTCGCCGAGCCCGGCCACACCGTCGCGATCGTCGGCCCCACCGGCGCCGCGAAGACGACCATGGTCAACCTCGTGATGCGCTTCTACGACCCGCAGTCCGGGCGCATCCTCATCGACGGCGTCGACGTCACCTCGATCCCGCGCGGCGTGCTCCGCAGCCGCATCGGCATGGTGCTCCAGGACACCTGGCTCTTCGCCGGGACGATCCGCGACAACATCGCCTACGGCCGGCCCGACGCGGGCGAGGAGCACATCCTCGAGGCGGCTCGGGCGACCTTCGTCGACCGCTTCGTGCACTCGCTGCCCGACGGCTACGACACGGTGATCGACGAGGACGGCTCGAACCTGTCGGCGGGGGAGCGCCAGCTCGTCACCATCGCCCGGGCGTTCCTCAAGGACCCGGCGCTGCTGATCCTCGACGAGGCGACCTCGTCGGTCGACACCCGCACCGAGCTGCTGCTCCAGCACGCGATGGCTGCGCTGCGCTCGGACCGCACGTCGTTCGTGATCGCCCACCGGCTCTCCACGATCCGCGACGCGGACCTGATCCTCGTGATGGAGGACGGCTCGATCGTGGAGCAGGGCTCTCACGAGGAGCTGCTCGAGGTCGACGGTGCCTACGCCCGGCTCTACCGCTCGCAGTTCGAGGCGGCGGTCGAGGATCCCGTCGGACGAGGTCCGGGCTTAACCCGTTGA
- a CDS encoding MDR family MFS transporter, translating into MTQAPTVTAEQSGEMSHREVLEALSGLLLAMFVAMLSSTIVSNALPTIVDDLEGSQTGYTWVVVATMLAMTATTPIWGKFADMFNKKTLVQSALVIFSIGSLIAGFAPSMEVLIGARVVQGLGVGGLTALVQVVIATMVSPRERGRYSGYIGAVFALATVSGPLVGGVLVDTVGWRWCFFAGLPVAALAFVVLQRTLHLPVVKREVSIDYLGAFLLVGGVSILLIWMSLGGQDFDWISWTSGALVVGAVVVVAAAVHVEANVAVDPVIPLRLFRERTLTLATVASVLIGVAMFGSTVYLSLYFQRAKDMSPTEAGLMSICMVGGLLVSSILSGRIITATGLWKRWLVGGMVLVIAGIALLSTIDASTSLWRTGVYMAVLGLGLGATMQNLVLAVQNTIALSDMGAGSSVVAFFRSLGGSIGIAALGAVLAHQVADAVQSGLTRLLATHPEYAEAVGHDTGGIPDVSDLPAPVRAIFESAFGDATGHIFLVALPFAVGALVAVLFIREVPLRTSVKREDELMAEAPQA; encoded by the coding sequence GTGACCCAGGCTCCCACCGTCACCGCCGAGCAGAGCGGGGAGATGAGCCACCGCGAGGTGCTCGAGGCCCTCAGCGGGCTCCTCCTCGCGATGTTCGTCGCGATGCTCTCCAGCACGATCGTCAGCAACGCGCTGCCGACCATCGTCGACGACCTCGAGGGCAGTCAGACCGGCTACACCTGGGTCGTCGTCGCCACGATGCTCGCGATGACCGCGACCACGCCGATCTGGGGCAAGTTCGCCGACATGTTCAACAAGAAGACCCTCGTGCAGAGTGCGCTGGTGATCTTCTCCATCGGGTCGCTCATCGCCGGGTTCGCGCCGTCGATGGAGGTGCTCATCGGTGCCCGCGTCGTCCAGGGCCTCGGCGTCGGCGGTCTCACCGCGCTGGTCCAGGTCGTCATCGCCACGATGGTCTCCCCGCGCGAGCGAGGTCGATACAGCGGCTACATCGGGGCGGTCTTCGCCCTCGCGACGGTCAGCGGCCCCCTCGTCGGCGGCGTCCTGGTCGACACCGTGGGCTGGCGTTGGTGCTTCTTCGCCGGGCTCCCGGTGGCGGCTCTCGCCTTCGTCGTCCTCCAGCGCACCCTGCACCTCCCGGTCGTGAAGCGCGAGGTGTCGATCGACTACCTCGGCGCCTTCCTGCTGGTCGGCGGCGTCTCGATCCTGCTGATCTGGATGTCGCTCGGGGGGCAGGACTTCGACTGGATCTCGTGGACCAGCGGGGCGCTGGTGGTCGGCGCGGTCGTGGTCGTCGCCGCAGCTGTCCACGTCGAGGCCAACGTCGCCGTCGACCCCGTGATCCCGCTGCGCCTGTTCCGTGAGCGCACCCTGACGCTCGCGACCGTCGCGTCGGTGCTGATCGGCGTCGCGATGTTCGGCTCGACGGTGTATCTCAGCCTCTACTTCCAGCGCGCCAAGGACATGAGCCCCACCGAGGCCGGCCTGATGTCGATCTGCATGGTCGGCGGCCTCCTCGTCTCGAGCATCCTGAGCGGCCGCATCATCACCGCCACCGGCCTCTGGAAGCGCTGGCTCGTCGGCGGCATGGTCCTCGTCATCGCCGGCATCGCGCTGCTCTCGACCATCGACGCCTCGACCTCGCTGTGGCGCACCGGCGTCTACATGGCGGTGCTCGGTCTCGGCCTCGGCGCCACCATGCAGAACCTCGTCCTCGCCGTGCAGAACACGATCGCGCTCTCCGACATGGGCGCCGGCTCCTCGGTGGTGGCGTTCTTCCGCTCGCTCGGCGGCTCGATCGGCATCGCGGCGCTCGGCGCCGTGCTGGCCCACCAGGTCGCCGACGCGGTGCAGTCGGGGCTGACCCGGCTGCTGGCCACCCACCCGGAGTACGCCGAGGCCGTCGGGCACGACACCGGCGGCATCCCGGACGTCTCCGACCTGCCGGCACCGGTGCGCGCGATCTTCGAGAGCGCCTTCGGCGACGCGACCGGGCACATCTTCCTCGTCGCCCTGCCGTTCGCCGTGGGCGCGCTGGTCGCCGTGCTCTTCATCAGGGAAGTGCCCCTGCGCACGTCCGTGAAGCGCGAGGATGAGCTCATGGCGGAAGCTCCCCAGGCATGA
- a CDS encoding MarR family winged helix-turn-helix transcriptional regulator, producing MSAASTTTTARYEDLRRIEAEVGTLIRRVKRVMGERAREVHPDLHPMTYFILTHLAKHGPMRAADLSDAFGMDKGGVSRQVQTLVDLGLVERRPAAEDRRAVLLDASDEGRTRLETMARSRSDRFDRRLGAWSDEELSAFAAQLAAYNQALSDD from the coding sequence ATGAGCGCGGCATCGACCACGACGACGGCGAGGTACGAGGACCTGCGCCGCATCGAGGCGGAGGTCGGGACGTTGATCCGCCGGGTCAAGCGGGTGATGGGCGAACGGGCGCGTGAGGTCCACCCCGACCTGCACCCGATGACCTACTTCATCCTCACGCACCTGGCCAAGCACGGGCCGATGCGTGCGGCCGACCTGTCCGACGCCTTCGGCATGGACAAGGGCGGCGTCAGCCGGCAGGTGCAGACGCTCGTCGACCTCGGCCTGGTCGAGCGTCGGCCGGCGGCCGAGGACCGTCGCGCCGTCCTGCTCGACGCCAGCGACGAGGGGCGTACGCGCCTCGAGACCATGGCTCGCAGCCGCAGCGACCGCTTCGACCGGCGCCTGGGGGCGTGGAGCGACGAGGAGCTGTCCGCGTTCGCGGCGCAGCTGGCGGCGTACAACCAGGCCCTCAGCGACGACTGA
- a CDS encoding glycoside hydrolase family 13 protein, producing the protein MADFNDPRTFWWRNAVVYQVYVRSFADSDGDGIGDLPGITSRLPHLADLGVDALWITPFYTSPQHDHGYDVADYCDVDPLFGSLSDADDLVARAHELGLRVVVDLVPNHTSDEHEWFKAALAAGPGSPERARYLFRDSEDGNPPNNWASVFGGPAWTQVDDGQWYLHLFDSTQPDLDWRNPEVPAMFEGVLRFWLERGVDGFRVDVAHGLFKEASLRDQVVAEDETAGSPQGRAGDSEMVERTVRDEPMWDQPEVHEVYRRWHQILDEYGADRMAVAEAWTSTVESMAAFVRPDELDQTFNFAWLLAEWSAETFAEVITDTLASIEQTDASPTWVLSNHDVTRHVTRYGGGEQGLARGRAATLAMLALPGSSYLYQGEELGLEQVDVAPEHRQDPSFLRTGEVGRDGCRVPIPWSGTEAPYGFGPGAEQPWIPQPADWAALTVEAQTGDPSSTLEFYREALRARREFAWTAGDEVEVLEAGPDALVLRRGPLTVVLNCGDAPVELPEGELLLASGPVEDGKLPADTAAWLR; encoded by the coding sequence ATGGCCGATTTTAACGATCCAAGGACCTTCTGGTGGCGCAACGCCGTCGTGTACCAGGTCTACGTCCGCAGCTTCGCCGACAGCGACGGCGACGGCATCGGCGACCTGCCCGGCATCACGTCCCGCCTGCCCCACCTCGCCGACCTCGGCGTCGACGCGCTGTGGATCACGCCCTTCTACACCTCCCCGCAGCACGACCACGGCTACGACGTCGCCGACTACTGCGACGTCGACCCGCTGTTCGGCAGCCTGTCCGACGCCGACGACCTGGTCGCCCGCGCCCACGAGCTCGGCCTGCGGGTCGTGGTGGACCTCGTGCCCAACCACACCTCCGACGAGCACGAGTGGTTCAAGGCGGCGCTGGCCGCCGGGCCGGGCAGCCCCGAGCGCGCGCGCTACCTGTTCCGCGACAGCGAGGACGGCAACCCGCCGAACAACTGGGCGTCGGTCTTCGGCGGCCCCGCGTGGACGCAGGTCGACGATGGCCAGTGGTACCTCCACCTCTTCGACTCCACGCAGCCCGACCTCGACTGGCGCAACCCCGAGGTTCCCGCGATGTTCGAGGGCGTGCTGCGCTTCTGGCTCGAGCGCGGGGTGGACGGCTTCCGCGTCGACGTGGCGCACGGCCTCTTCAAGGAGGCCTCGCTGCGCGACCAGGTCGTGGCCGAGGACGAGACCGCGGGTTCCCCGCAGGGTCGCGCCGGGGACTCCGAGATGGTCGAGCGCACCGTCCGCGACGAGCCCATGTGGGACCAGCCCGAGGTGCACGAGGTCTACCGCCGGTGGCACCAGATCCTCGACGAGTACGGCGCCGACCGGATGGCCGTCGCCGAGGCGTGGACCTCGACGGTCGAGTCGATGGCCGCCTTCGTCCGACCCGACGAGCTCGACCAGACCTTCAACTTCGCCTGGCTGCTCGCCGAGTGGTCGGCCGAGACCTTCGCCGAGGTCATCACCGACACGCTCGCCTCCATCGAGCAGACCGACGCCTCGCCGACCTGGGTGCTCAGCAACCACGACGTGACGCGTCACGTGACCCGCTACGGCGGCGGCGAGCAGGGCCTGGCCCGCGGCCGGGCGGCGACGCTCGCCATGCTCGCCCTGCCCGGCTCGAGCTACCTCTACCAGGGTGAGGAGCTCGGCCTCGAGCAGGTCGACGTCGCCCCCGAGCACCGGCAGGACCCGTCCTTCCTCCGCACCGGCGAGGTCGGCCGCGACGGTTGCCGCGTCCCGATCCCGTGGAGCGGCACCGAGGCGCCGTACGGCTTCGGCCCCGGCGCCGAGCAGCCGTGGATCCCGCAGCCGGCGGACTGGGCGGCGCTGACGGTCGAGGCCCAGACCGGCGACCCGTCGTCGACGCTGGAGTTCTACCGCGAGGCGCTGCGCGCGCGCCGCGAGTTCGCCTGGACCGCGGGCGACGAGGTCGAGGTCCTGGAGGCAGGCCCGGACGCGCTGGTGCTCCGTCGCGGTCCGCTCACCGTCGTGCTCAACTGCGGCGACGCCCCGGTCGAGCTGCCCGAGGGCGAGCTGCTCCTCGCCAGCGGACCTGTCGAGGACGGCAAGCTGCCCGCCGACACGGCTGCCTGGCTGCGCTGA